In Acidobacteriota bacterium, the following proteins share a genomic window:
- a CDS encoding integration host factor subunit beta: MIKQDIVQRVADRLGITKVKAAEVVVGFFDVMKEALKDGERIELRGFGVLMVKNRKTGIGRNPKTGEVKQIPVGKTVRFKPGKNLESELID, encoded by the coding sequence GTGATCAAGCAAGATATTGTCCAGAGAGTAGCCGACCGGCTGGGAATCACCAAGGTCAAAGCAGCGGAGGTGGTGGTCGGTTTCTTCGATGTCATGAAGGAAGCCTTGAAGGACGGAGAGCGGATCGAGTTGCGCGGATTCGGCGTGCTGATGGTCAAGAACCGCAAAACGGGCATCGGCCGCAATCCCAAAACCGGTGAAGTGAAGCAGATTCCGGTAGGCAAGACCGTGCGCTTCAAGCCCGGCAAGAACCTGGAATCCGAGCTCATCGACTGA